The Maylandia zebra isolate NMK-2024a linkage group LG7, Mzebra_GT3a, whole genome shotgun sequence genome contains a region encoding:
- the oacyl gene encoding O-acyltransferase like protein, with translation MVVAGGLLLMTIVASAIITAHLQLPVFQPSTMTSENYVLYYYVKPYTRYGPFLIGILTGIYLTAKKNPLLKQWWQAALGWLCCLSLLALLVGLPYILKETPANPSVPHALYQGLHRPLWALAVTWIILACEEGYGGFIKRFLSLTFWVPLSKISFACYLIHPVFIILYIGFQETPIHYTDINFMYLFLGHLVLTLAVSYMLTVLVEKPYLLPK, from the exons ATGGTTGTGGCAGGTGGCCTCCTCCTGATGACTATTGTGGCCAGTGCTATTATAACTGCACACCTGCAGCTACCAGTCTTTCAGCCATCTACAAT GACATCTGAGAATTATGTTTTGTATTACTATGTGAAACCCTACACGAGATACGGGCCATTTCTAATAGGGATCTTGACCGGAATATATCTGACAGCAAAGAAAAATCCACTGTTAAAGCAATGG TGGCAGGCAGCACTTGGTTGGCTCTGTTGTCTGTCACTTTTGGCTCTTTTGGTTGGATTGCCCTACATCCTGAAGGAGACGCCAGCCAATCCATCTGTGCCACATGCCCTGTATCAAGGGCTGCATAGACCACTCTGGGCACTGGCTGTGACCTGGATTATACTGGCCTGTGAGGAAGGCTATGGAG GCTTTATCAAGAGGTTCTTATCCTTGACTTTCTGGGTTCCTCTTTCCAAAATCAGCTTCGCCTGCTATCTCATACACCCTGTCTTCATCATCCTGTACATTGGCTTTCAAGAGACCCCAATCCATTACACAGACATCAATTTT ATGTACCTGTTCCTTGGCCACCTGGTGCTGACATTGGCAGTGAGCTACATGCTCACTGTGTTAGTTGAGAAGCCCTACCTGCTCCCAAAATAG